The following proteins come from a genomic window of Pelmatolapia mariae isolate MD_Pm_ZW linkage group LG17, Pm_UMD_F_2, whole genome shotgun sequence:
- the adcyap1r1b gene encoding pituitary adenylate cyclase-activating polypeptide type I receptor isoform X2 has protein sequence MSGAKINSLTLTLLFLMPSISSQQVPSNCVIKMEQEKCMEMMALDSNNQEFDCPWFWDNLTCWQPARLGEVVEVNCPELFSQFMSEEDYELGKVSRNCTQFGWSEPFPHYLDACLYEEGNSTHPDMYYVSVKALYTVGYSTSLVSLTTAMVILCRFRKLHCTRNFIHMNLFVSFILRAISVFIKDGVLYAKEDSEHCFIHTLECRAVMIFFHYCVLSNYFWLFIEGLYLFTLLVETFFPEKRYFYWYIIIGWGTPTVCVTIWAVLRLHFDDIGCWDMNDHAAIWWVIKGPVLASIMVNFVLFIGIIIILVQKLQSPDIGGNESSIYLRLARSTLLLIPLFGIHYTVFAFSPENVSKRERLVFELGLGSFQGFVVAVLYCFLNGEVQSEIKRKWRSWTVNRYFAVDLKHRHPSLASSGVNGGTQLSILSKSSSQIRMSSLQAETPAT, from the exons ATGTCTGGTGCAAAGATCAATTCACTGACCCTCACCCTACTCTTCCTTATGCCCTCG ATTTCAAGCCAACAGGTCCCCTCTAACTGTGTGATCAAGATGGAGCAGGAGAAATGCATGGAAATGATGGCCTTGGATTCCAACAATCAAGAATTTG ACTGCCCGTGGTTTTGGGACAATCTGACATGTTGGCAGCCTGCCAGGCTCGGGGAGGTGGTTGAGGTCAACTGTCCTGAACTCTTCTCTCAGTTTATGAGTGAAGAAGACTACG AATTGGGAAAGGTTAGCCGCAATTGCACTCAGTTTGGTTGGTCGGAGCCCTTTCCCCACTATCTTGATGCCTGCCTGTACGAGGAAGGAAACAGCACCCACCCT GACATGTATTACGTGTCAGTGAAAGCTCTGTACACTGTGGGCTACAGCACCTCTCTGGTCTCTCTAACCACAGCCATGGTCATCCTGTGCAGGTTCAG GAAGCTGCACTGTACCAGGAACTTCATCCACATGAACCTCTTTGTGTCATTCATCTTAAGAGCTATTTCTGTCTTCATCAAAGACGGCGTGCTGTATGCAAAAGAGGACAGCGAGCACTGCTTCATACACACT CTGGAGTGTCGAGCGGTGATGATATTCTTCCACTACTGTGTTCTTTCTAACTACTTCTGGCTCTTCATCGAGGGTCTGTATCTCTTCACGTTACTAGTGGAGACCTTCTTCCCTGAGAAAAGATACTTCTATTGGTACATCATAATAGGCTGGG GGACCCCGACGGTGTGTGTGACCATCTGGGCAGTGCTGAGGCTGCACTTTGATGATATAGG CTGCTGGGACATGAATGACCATGCTGCCATCTGGTGGGTGATAAAAGGACCCGTGCTGGCTTCAATTATG GTCAACTTTGTGCTGTTCAttggcatcatcatcatcctggtTCAGAAGTTACAATCTCCAGATATTGGTGGAAATGAATCCAGTATTTACCT GAGGTTGGCACGCTCCACTCTGCTGCTGATTCCTCTGTTTGGGATCCACTACACTGTGTTCGCCTTCTCTCCTGAGAATGTCAGCAAGAGGGAACGTCTGGTATTTGAGCTTGGGCTCGGATCCTTCCAA GGCTTTGTGGTGGCCGTCCTCTACTGCTTCCTGAATGGAGAG GTGCAATCGGAGATCAAGAGGAAATGGCGCAGCTGGACGGTGAACAGGTACTTTGCTGTGGACCTGAAGCACCGGCATCCTTCATTGGCGAGCAGTGGGGTGAACGGGGGGACGCAGCTGTCCATCCTCAGCAAGAGCAGCTCGCAGATCCGCATGTCCAGCCTGCAGGCCGAGACTCCAGCCACCTGA
- the adcyap1r1b gene encoding pituitary adenylate cyclase-activating polypeptide type I receptor isoform X1: MSGAKINSLTLTLLFLMPSISSQQVPSNCVIKMEQEKCMEMMALDSNNQEFDCPWFWDNLTCWQPARLGEVVEVNCPELFSQFMSEEDYELGKVSRNCTQFGWSEPFPHYLDACLYEEGNSTHPDMYYVSVKALYTVGYSTSLVSLTTAMVILCRFRKLHCTRNFIHMNLFVSFILRAISVFIKDGVLYAKEDSEHCFIHTLECRAVMIFFHYCVLSNYFWLFIEGLYLFTLLVETFFPEKRYFYWYIIIGWGTPTVCVTIWAVLRLHFDDIGCWDMNDHAAIWWVIKGPVLASIMVNFVLFIGIIIILVQKLQSPDIGGNESSIYLRLARSTLLLIPLFGIHYTVFAFSPENVSKRERLVFELGLGSFQGFVVAVLYCFLNGEYIPQGAIGDQEEMAQLDGEQVLCCGPEAPASFIGEQWGERGDAAVHPQQEQLADPHVQPAGRDSSHLSSALGDGKSDDDTAASGPDAAKPTILPMTSLTNPFLNPYPNPYPDEIMMETQLTSSDPEQPLV, encoded by the exons ATGTCTGGTGCAAAGATCAATTCACTGACCCTCACCCTACTCTTCCTTATGCCCTCG ATTTCAAGCCAACAGGTCCCCTCTAACTGTGTGATCAAGATGGAGCAGGAGAAATGCATGGAAATGATGGCCTTGGATTCCAACAATCAAGAATTTG ACTGCCCGTGGTTTTGGGACAATCTGACATGTTGGCAGCCTGCCAGGCTCGGGGAGGTGGTTGAGGTCAACTGTCCTGAACTCTTCTCTCAGTTTATGAGTGAAGAAGACTACG AATTGGGAAAGGTTAGCCGCAATTGCACTCAGTTTGGTTGGTCGGAGCCCTTTCCCCACTATCTTGATGCCTGCCTGTACGAGGAAGGAAACAGCACCCACCCT GACATGTATTACGTGTCAGTGAAAGCTCTGTACACTGTGGGCTACAGCACCTCTCTGGTCTCTCTAACCACAGCCATGGTCATCCTGTGCAGGTTCAG GAAGCTGCACTGTACCAGGAACTTCATCCACATGAACCTCTTTGTGTCATTCATCTTAAGAGCTATTTCTGTCTTCATCAAAGACGGCGTGCTGTATGCAAAAGAGGACAGCGAGCACTGCTTCATACACACT CTGGAGTGTCGAGCGGTGATGATATTCTTCCACTACTGTGTTCTTTCTAACTACTTCTGGCTCTTCATCGAGGGTCTGTATCTCTTCACGTTACTAGTGGAGACCTTCTTCCCTGAGAAAAGATACTTCTATTGGTACATCATAATAGGCTGGG GGACCCCGACGGTGTGTGTGACCATCTGGGCAGTGCTGAGGCTGCACTTTGATGATATAGG CTGCTGGGACATGAATGACCATGCTGCCATCTGGTGGGTGATAAAAGGACCCGTGCTGGCTTCAATTATG GTCAACTTTGTGCTGTTCAttggcatcatcatcatcctggtTCAGAAGTTACAATCTCCAGATATTGGTGGAAATGAATCCAGTATTTACCT GAGGTTGGCACGCTCCACTCTGCTGCTGATTCCTCTGTTTGGGATCCACTACACTGTGTTCGCCTTCTCTCCTGAGAATGTCAGCAAGAGGGAACGTCTGGTATTTGAGCTTGGGCTCGGATCCTTCCAA GGCTTTGTGGTGGCCGTCCTCTACTGCTTCCTGAATGGAGAG TATATCCCTCAAGGTGCAATCGGAGATCAAGAGGAAATGGCGCAGCTGGACGGTGAACAGGTACTTTGCTGTGGACCTGAAGCACCGGCATCCTTCATTGGCGAGCAGTGGGGTGAACGGGGGGACGCAGCTGTCCATCCTCAGCAAGAGCAGCTCGCAGATCCGCATGTCCAGCCTGCAGGCCGAGACTCCAGCCACCTGAGCAGCGCTCTCGGGGACGGCAAGTCTGATGACGACACTGCCGCCTCCGGACCTGACGCCGCCAAACCTACAATCCTCCCAATGACCAGCCTCACCAACCCATTCCTCAACCCCTACCCCAACCCGTACCCCGATGAAATCATGATGGAAACCCAACTCACCTCCAGCGACCCAGAACAGCCACTTGTCTGA